In Electrophorus electricus isolate fEleEle1 chromosome 14, fEleEle1.pri, whole genome shotgun sequence, a single window of DNA contains:
- the LOC113576884 gene encoding alpha-tectorin-like isoform X1: MFLGLYFSASWLFITTWVAVPYSSNTGVATFQMVLVGGEDDELSFLLMNYGDIAPTGQPWLAGYRSESGIYKYTIDEPNPSDLSKSTNKGLPGQWAFRVDEEMDDCRTLHCTKDEVCVEKTGIYGCDCAKENKRPNSEIFGVQTQRMAPRRYWRMASPHLVASPSGCSPSQRRLPASFCTATCICALWKMGTVFCHAMETLTEEGVDLWTSMTQLPLAYLSDLII; encoded by the exons ATGTTCCTTGGACTGTACTTCTCTGCTTCCTGGCTCTTCATTACCACTTGGGTTGCTGTACCTTATTCCTCAAACACAGGG GTCGCGACATTCCAAATGGTCTTGGTTGGTGGTGAAGATGATGAGCTCTCGTTCCTTCTGATGAACTATGGAGACATTGCCCCTACTGGCCAACCCTGGCTG gCTGGCTATAGGTCAGAGAGCGGCATCTATAAGTACACCATTGATGAACCCAATCCCTCTGATCTCTCTAAAAGTACAAATAAAGGATTGCCTGGCCAATGGGCTTTCCGTGTCGATGAAGAAATGG ACGACTGTagaacactgcactgcactaaGGATGAAGTGTGCGTGGAGAAAACTGGAATTTATGGCTGTGACTGTGCAAAGGAAAATAAGAGGCCCAACTCGGAAATTTTCG GTGTCCAAACCCAGAGGATGGCACCACGCAGATACTGGAGAATGGCGTCTCCACATCTGGTCGCTTCTCCTTCAGGATGTTCACCTTCACAAAGACGTCTACCAGCATCTTTCTGCACTGCAACATGCATCTGTGCCTTGTGGAAAATGGGAACTGTGTTCTG CCATGCAATGGAGACTCTGACAGAAGAAGGCGTCGATCTCTGGACTTCCATGACACAGCTACCATTAGCATACCTTTCTGATTTAATCATTTGA
- the LOC113576884 gene encoding uncharacterized protein LOC113576884 isoform X2 → MFLGLYFSASWLFITTWVAVPYSSNTGVATFQMVLVGGEDDELSFLLMNYGDIAPTGQPWLAGYRSESGIYKYTIDEPNPSDLSKSTNKGLPGQWAFRVDEEMEHCTALRMKCAWRKLEFMAVTVQRKIRGPTRKFSVSKPRGWHHADTGEWRLHIWSLLLQDVHLHKDVYQHLSALQHASVPCGKWELCSAMQWRL, encoded by the exons ATGTTCCTTGGACTGTACTTCTCTGCTTCCTGGCTCTTCATTACCACTTGGGTTGCTGTACCTTATTCCTCAAACACAGGG GTCGCGACATTCCAAATGGTCTTGGTTGGTGGTGAAGATGATGAGCTCTCGTTCCTTCTGATGAACTATGGAGACATTGCCCCTACTGGCCAACCCTGGCTG gCTGGCTATAGGTCAGAGAGCGGCATCTATAAGTACACCATTGATGAACCCAATCCCTCTGATCTCTCTAAAAGTACAAATAAAGGATTGCCTGGCCAATGGGCTTTCCGTGTCGATGAAGAAATGG aacactgcactgcactaaGGATGAAGTGTGCGTGGAGAAAACTGGAATTTATGGCTGTGACTGTGCAAAGGAAAATAAGAGGCCCAACTCGGAAATTTTCG GTGTCCAAACCCAGAGGATGGCACCACGCAGATACTGGAGAATGGCGTCTCCACATCTGGTCGCTTCTCCTTCAGGATGTTCACCTTCACAAAGACGTCTACCAGCATCTTTCTGCACTGCAACATGCATCTGTGCCTTGTGGAAAATGGGAACTGTGTTCTG CCATGCAATGGAGACTCTGA